In the Mytilus trossulus isolate FHL-02 chromosome 1, PNRI_Mtr1.1.1.hap1, whole genome shotgun sequence genome, one interval contains:
- the LOC134715631 gene encoding tetraspanin-18-like isoform X2, which produces MDPTELTEPLKKSLSNSADNNINHHKKQRLYMDNTHRAIPRKRNRRNNSDRCVNQLVGLLHCYNVFLLILGAGVLGLGIWMLVKDYSTREIAAIVDSRLFEYVTYALVAGGGTVAILAFCGCCGTMRQDKYVLGFYGTVLFMVLGVLVGGSVIGIIFRTKITEGMKKRFENTLEYNYNIDIIKNSENRLLTDAWDAMQRTLECCGPHGNITSRYSWAFYKGRTDWYRKRPSQKMFPFVPESCCHPGWPSHDCQGINSEYDGIPVKGPDPSVHGNPALYTNGCYDKAIQYLEKHSLYIAIVAGAVPVFLIAGIVISFYLCANVNPDDEDDDDDDDGQEAEV; this is translated from the exons CCATTGAAGAAATCTTTATCAAACAGTGCAGACAACAACATAAACCATCATAAAAAGCAGCGACTTTATATGGACAATACACACAGGGCCATACCAAGAAAAAGAAACAGGAGAAACAACTCTGATCGATGTGTCAATCAACTTGTTGGacttttacattgttataatgTTTTCCTTCTT ATACTTGGTGCAGGTGTTTTAGGACTAGGAATATGGATGCTGGTCAAAGATTACAGTACAAGGGAGATAGCTGCCATCGTAGATTCTCGTCTGTTCGAGTATGTGACGTATGCGTTAGTGGCAGGTGGTGGCACTGTGGCTATTCTTGCCTTCTGTGGTTGCTGTGGTACTATGAGACAGGATAAATATGTCCTTGGATTT TATGGAACAGTTTTATTTATGGTGCTAGGTGTGCTTGTTGGAGGCAGTGTTATTGGTATTATTTTTAGAACAAAA ataaccgAAGGAATGAAGAAAAGATTCGAGAACACTTtagaatataattataatattgatataataaaaaattcagaaaacagaCTTTTAACAGACGCATGGGATGCAATGCAACGAACG CTAGAATGTTGTGGTCCGCATGGTAATATTACATCACGTTATTCCTGGGCATTTTACAAAGGAAGAACTGATTGGTACAGAAAACGGCCTAGTCAAAAAA TGTTTCCTTTTGTACCAGAAAGTTGTTGTCATCCAGGGTGGCCTTCCCACGACTGTCAGGGTATAAATAGTGAATATGATGGTATTCCTGTCAAGGGACCAGACCCAAGTGTCCATGGTAATCCGGCATTATATACGAAT GGTTGCTATGACAAAGCTATTCAATATTTAGAAAAACATAGTCTTTACATTGCGATAGTAGCAGGCGCAGTTCCAGTATTTCTG ATAGCTGGTATTGTTATATCGTTTTATCTTTGTGCCAATGTAAATCCGGACGATGAGGatgacgacgatgacgacgatgGACAAGAGGCGGAAGTATGA
- the LOC134715631 gene encoding tetraspanin-18-like isoform X4: MDNTHRAIPRKRNRRNNSDRCVNQLVGLLHCYNVFLLILGAGVLGLGIWMLVKDYSTREIAAIVDSRLFEYVTYALVAGGGTVAILAFCGCCGTMRQDKYVLGFYGTVLFMVLGVLVGGSVIGIIFRTKITEGMKKRFENTLEYNYNIDIIKNSENRLLTDAWDAMQRTLECCGPHGNITSRYSWAFYKGRTDWYRKRPSQKMFPFVPESCCHPGWPSHDCQGINSEYDGIPVKGPDPSVHGNPALYTNGCYDKAIQYLEKHSLYIAIVAGAVPVFLIAGIVISFYLCANVNPDDEDDDDDDDGQEAEV; the protein is encoded by the exons ATGGACAATACACACAGGGCCATACCAAGAAAAAGAAACAGGAGAAACAACTCTGATCGATGTGTCAATCAACTTGTTGGacttttacattgttataatgTTTTCCTTCTT ATACTTGGTGCAGGTGTTTTAGGACTAGGAATATGGATGCTGGTCAAAGATTACAGTACAAGGGAGATAGCTGCCATCGTAGATTCTCGTCTGTTCGAGTATGTGACGTATGCGTTAGTGGCAGGTGGTGGCACTGTGGCTATTCTTGCCTTCTGTGGTTGCTGTGGTACTATGAGACAGGATAAATATGTCCTTGGATTT TATGGAACAGTTTTATTTATGGTGCTAGGTGTGCTTGTTGGAGGCAGTGTTATTGGTATTATTTTTAGAACAAAA ataaccgAAGGAATGAAGAAAAGATTCGAGAACACTTtagaatataattataatattgatataataaaaaattcagaaaacagaCTTTTAACAGACGCATGGGATGCAATGCAACGAACG CTAGAATGTTGTGGTCCGCATGGTAATATTACATCACGTTATTCCTGGGCATTTTACAAAGGAAGAACTGATTGGTACAGAAAACGGCCTAGTCAAAAAA TGTTTCCTTTTGTACCAGAAAGTTGTTGTCATCCAGGGTGGCCTTCCCACGACTGTCAGGGTATAAATAGTGAATATGATGGTATTCCTGTCAAGGGACCAGACCCAAGTGTCCATGGTAATCCGGCATTATATACGAAT GGTTGCTATGACAAAGCTATTCAATATTTAGAAAAACATAGTCTTTACATTGCGATAGTAGCAGGCGCAGTTCCAGTATTTCTG ATAGCTGGTATTGTTATATCGTTTTATCTTTGTGCCAATGTAAATCCGGACGATGAGGatgacgacgatgacgacgatgGACAAGAGGCGGAAGTATGA
- the LOC134715631 gene encoding tetraspanin-18-like isoform X1, protein MKQKYDVRKHGIALHKVPLKKSLSNSADNNINHHKKQRLYMDNTHRAIPRKRNRRNNSDRCVNQLVGLLHCYNVFLLILGAGVLGLGIWMLVKDYSTREIAAIVDSRLFEYVTYALVAGGGTVAILAFCGCCGTMRQDKYVLGFYGTVLFMVLGVLVGGSVIGIIFRTKITEGMKKRFENTLEYNYNIDIIKNSENRLLTDAWDAMQRTLECCGPHGNITSRYSWAFYKGRTDWYRKRPSQKMFPFVPESCCHPGWPSHDCQGINSEYDGIPVKGPDPSVHGNPALYTNGCYDKAIQYLEKHSLYIAIVAGAVPVFLIAGIVISFYLCANVNPDDEDDDDDDDGQEAEV, encoded by the exons CCATTGAAGAAATCTTTATCAAACAGTGCAGACAACAACATAAACCATCATAAAAAGCAGCGACTTTATATGGACAATACACACAGGGCCATACCAAGAAAAAGAAACAGGAGAAACAACTCTGATCGATGTGTCAATCAACTTGTTGGacttttacattgttataatgTTTTCCTTCTT ATACTTGGTGCAGGTGTTTTAGGACTAGGAATATGGATGCTGGTCAAAGATTACAGTACAAGGGAGATAGCTGCCATCGTAGATTCTCGTCTGTTCGAGTATGTGACGTATGCGTTAGTGGCAGGTGGTGGCACTGTGGCTATTCTTGCCTTCTGTGGTTGCTGTGGTACTATGAGACAGGATAAATATGTCCTTGGATTT TATGGAACAGTTTTATTTATGGTGCTAGGTGTGCTTGTTGGAGGCAGTGTTATTGGTATTATTTTTAGAACAAAA ataaccgAAGGAATGAAGAAAAGATTCGAGAACACTTtagaatataattataatattgatataataaaaaattcagaaaacagaCTTTTAACAGACGCATGGGATGCAATGCAACGAACG CTAGAATGTTGTGGTCCGCATGGTAATATTACATCACGTTATTCCTGGGCATTTTACAAAGGAAGAACTGATTGGTACAGAAAACGGCCTAGTCAAAAAA TGTTTCCTTTTGTACCAGAAAGTTGTTGTCATCCAGGGTGGCCTTCCCACGACTGTCAGGGTATAAATAGTGAATATGATGGTATTCCTGTCAAGGGACCAGACCCAAGTGTCCATGGTAATCCGGCATTATATACGAAT GGTTGCTATGACAAAGCTATTCAATATTTAGAAAAACATAGTCTTTACATTGCGATAGTAGCAGGCGCAGTTCCAGTATTTCTG ATAGCTGGTATTGTTATATCGTTTTATCTTTGTGCCAATGTAAATCCGGACGATGAGGatgacgacgatgacgacgatgGACAAGAGGCGGAAGTATGA
- the LOC134715631 gene encoding tetraspanin-18-like isoform X3 — translation MEANHFTKPLKKSLSNSADNNINHHKKQRLYMDNTHRAIPRKRNRRNNSDRCVNQLVGLLHCYNVFLLILGAGVLGLGIWMLVKDYSTREIAAIVDSRLFEYVTYALVAGGGTVAILAFCGCCGTMRQDKYVLGFYGTVLFMVLGVLVGGSVIGIIFRTKITEGMKKRFENTLEYNYNIDIIKNSENRLLTDAWDAMQRTLECCGPHGNITSRYSWAFYKGRTDWYRKRPSQKMFPFVPESCCHPGWPSHDCQGINSEYDGIPVKGPDPSVHGNPALYTNGCYDKAIQYLEKHSLYIAIVAGAVPVFLIAGIVISFYLCANVNPDDEDDDDDDDGQEAEV, via the exons CCATTGAAGAAATCTTTATCAAACAGTGCAGACAACAACATAAACCATCATAAAAAGCAGCGACTTTATATGGACAATACACACAGGGCCATACCAAGAAAAAGAAACAGGAGAAACAACTCTGATCGATGTGTCAATCAACTTGTTGGacttttacattgttataatgTTTTCCTTCTT ATACTTGGTGCAGGTGTTTTAGGACTAGGAATATGGATGCTGGTCAAAGATTACAGTACAAGGGAGATAGCTGCCATCGTAGATTCTCGTCTGTTCGAGTATGTGACGTATGCGTTAGTGGCAGGTGGTGGCACTGTGGCTATTCTTGCCTTCTGTGGTTGCTGTGGTACTATGAGACAGGATAAATATGTCCTTGGATTT TATGGAACAGTTTTATTTATGGTGCTAGGTGTGCTTGTTGGAGGCAGTGTTATTGGTATTATTTTTAGAACAAAA ataaccgAAGGAATGAAGAAAAGATTCGAGAACACTTtagaatataattataatattgatataataaaaaattcagaaaacagaCTTTTAACAGACGCATGGGATGCAATGCAACGAACG CTAGAATGTTGTGGTCCGCATGGTAATATTACATCACGTTATTCCTGGGCATTTTACAAAGGAAGAACTGATTGGTACAGAAAACGGCCTAGTCAAAAAA TGTTTCCTTTTGTACCAGAAAGTTGTTGTCATCCAGGGTGGCCTTCCCACGACTGTCAGGGTATAAATAGTGAATATGATGGTATTCCTGTCAAGGGACCAGACCCAAGTGTCCATGGTAATCCGGCATTATATACGAAT GGTTGCTATGACAAAGCTATTCAATATTTAGAAAAACATAGTCTTTACATTGCGATAGTAGCAGGCGCAGTTCCAGTATTTCTG ATAGCTGGTATTGTTATATCGTTTTATCTTTGTGCCAATGTAAATCCGGACGATGAGGatgacgacgatgacgacgatgGACAAGAGGCGGAAGTATGA